The proteins below come from a single Gimesia alba genomic window:
- the hpnH gene encoding adenosyl-hopene transferase HpnH — translation MGVPLSQMWTVAKYVLTQRAKRVKRYPLVLMLEPLFRCNLACAGCGKIQFPAHILKQHLSPEQCFQAVDECGAPIVSIPGGEPLLHPQMPEIVAGLVERKKYIYLCTNAILLEKHLKNYSPSKYLTFSIHLDGIREDHDAAVCRDGIYDKAISAIKAAVKAGHRVTTNSTLFENAEPERVRQMFDELAELGIESMMLSPGYQYEKAPDQEHFLKRNETIQKFRKILATPKKAWKFNHSPLFLEFLKGNWELECTPWGNPTYNIFGWQKPCYLLEEGYADSFAELMNSTSWERYGRKSGNEKCRDCMVHCGHEPTAVDQTFSSWKGFLKVVSLTLFGARDSHKPLPQPSQENIPAPHYTVADHELVQLHSVNETECKDDVEVLNLSN, via the coding sequence GTGGGTGTTCCCCTTTCCCAAATGTGGACTGTAGCAAAGTATGTTCTGACACAACGAGCCAAAAGGGTCAAGCGGTATCCGCTGGTCTTGATGCTCGAACCGCTATTTCGCTGTAATCTGGCCTGTGCCGGTTGCGGAAAGATTCAGTTTCCCGCCCATATTCTGAAGCAGCATCTGAGCCCGGAACAATGTTTTCAGGCCGTTGATGAGTGTGGTGCCCCGATTGTTTCCATTCCTGGCGGTGAACCATTGCTACATCCCCAAATGCCGGAGATTGTCGCTGGACTGGTGGAACGTAAAAAGTACATTTATCTTTGTACCAATGCGATCCTGCTGGAAAAACATCTTAAGAATTATTCACCATCCAAGTATCTCACGTTTTCGATTCACCTGGATGGAATTCGCGAAGATCATGACGCGGCCGTCTGTCGGGACGGTATATACGACAAAGCGATCAGCGCGATCAAAGCCGCTGTGAAGGCAGGGCACCGCGTAACAACGAATTCTACGCTATTTGAGAATGCCGAACCGGAACGAGTCCGGCAAATGTTTGATGAGCTGGCCGAGTTGGGCATTGAAAGCATGATGCTCTCGCCCGGATATCAATATGAAAAGGCGCCTGACCAGGAGCATTTTTTAAAGCGCAATGAGACAATTCAAAAGTTTCGCAAGATCCTGGCGACTCCCAAGAAGGCGTGGAAGTTTAATCATTCCCCTTTGTTTCTTGAGTTCCTCAAAGGAAACTGGGAACTGGAATGTACTCCCTGGGGCAACCCCACGTATAACATCTTCGGTTGGCAGAAACCCTGCTATCTGCTCGAAGAAGGATATGCTGATTCCTTTGCTGAATTAATGAATTCGACCAGCTGGGAGCGCTACGGACGGAAAAGTGGAAATGAAAAGTGCCGAGATTGTATGGTGCATTGCGGACATGAACCGACGGCCGTCGACCAAACCTTCTCTTCATGGAAGGGTTTTTTGAAAGTGGTTTCTCTGACGTTATTTGGAGCCCGGGACTCTCACAAGCCATTACCACAGCCATCACAAGAAAATATTCCCGCCCCGCACTATACAGTGGCCGACCACGAGTTGGTGCAATTGCATTCTGTCAACGAGACAGAATGCAAAGATGATGTAGAAGTGCTGAATCTCTCTAATTGA
- a CDS encoding enolase C-terminal domain-like protein codes for MRIAQLSAYQVRVPLRRKITHASFSRSESQSIVVRCQLTNGTVGWGESVPREYVTGETVDSVFSQYENTNFQSMLGDNCDSLDGLIALSQQINLPQLTDSPEEYLQRGCFGNAARCALEISLLDAGARAEETSFSTIFQHLKPYQNLIEPQQAVRYSGVLTSMKPVKQYMLALVYRLTGFQHCKVKVGLPQINDRRLLQKLRLLTGSKMNLRVDANEAWTREILEEKDHEFAPFKISSIEQPVAHQAIASLHDIRNQIATPVMLDESLCCQQDAEQAIAEGYCDYFNLRISKLGGIIPALQLAHQAQQAGLQYQLGCQVGETGILSAAGRHFASSVKDIAFLEGSFDRFLLVQNLINEEISFGWGGSATALKGLGLGITVNEQRLKQFTQREQHWKLS; via the coding sequence ATGAGAATCGCCCAGCTTTCGGCGTATCAGGTCCGCGTACCGTTACGACGAAAAATCACCCATGCATCCTTCAGCCGCTCTGAATCTCAGTCGATTGTAGTTCGCTGTCAGTTAACCAATGGAACCGTAGGCTGGGGTGAATCGGTACCGCGAGAATACGTGACGGGTGAAACCGTCGATTCGGTCTTTTCTCAATATGAAAATACCAATTTCCAGTCAATGCTAGGGGACAATTGTGATTCTCTCGACGGCTTGATCGCACTCAGCCAGCAAATAAATTTACCCCAACTGACAGATTCCCCTGAGGAATATCTGCAACGAGGTTGCTTTGGGAATGCGGCCCGCTGTGCATTGGAAATCAGCCTGCTTGATGCGGGGGCTCGTGCAGAAGAGACTTCCTTTTCTACAATCTTTCAACATTTGAAGCCATATCAGAATCTGATCGAACCACAGCAAGCTGTCCGATACAGTGGTGTGCTGACTTCGATGAAACCTGTCAAGCAATACATGCTGGCTCTCGTTTACCGTCTGACCGGCTTCCAGCATTGCAAAGTGAAGGTCGGTCTGCCGCAGATCAATGATCGACGTCTCTTACAAAAGTTACGACTGCTGACGGGGAGTAAAATGAACCTGCGTGTTGACGCAAATGAAGCTTGGACGCGGGAGATTCTGGAAGAAAAAGATCATGAATTCGCTCCCTTCAAAATCAGCTCCATTGAACAGCCGGTCGCTCATCAAGCCATTGCCAGCTTGCATGATATTCGAAATCAGATTGCAACTCCAGTCATGCTCGACGAGTCTCTCTGCTGCCAACAAGACGCCGAACAAGCCATAGCAGAAGGCTACTGTGATTATTTTAATCTCCGCATCTCAAAGCTGGGGGGAATCATCCCTGCTTTACAGTTGGCCCATCAGGCACAGCAGGCGGGGCTCCAGTATCAACTCGGTTGTCAGGTGGGGGAAACGGGCATTCTTTCCGCTGCGGGACGTCACTTCGCATCCTCAGTCAAAGACATCGCTTTTTTAGAAGGAAGCTTTGACCGGTTCCTGCTCGTACAGAATCTGATCAATGAGGAGATTTCGTTTGGATGGGGGGGGAGTGCGACGGCATTAAAGGGCCTTGGGCTGGGAATTACTGTGAACGAACAACGACTCAAGCAATTCACACAACGAGAGCAGCACTGGAAACTCAGCTAA